In a single window of the Atribacterota bacterium genome:
- the csaB gene encoding polysaccharide pyruvyl transferase CsaB — MSKVVSSIKSIIVSGYYGFGNCGDEAILMAMLQEFSKFISKDKIIILSNEPEKTKSLYKVHSIYRLDIFRILTRLRKADVFISGGGGLLQDVSGKGFSVLYYLALIVIARFFNTKTVVYGQGIGPIQKTINKNLIRLVLKNVDLIIVRDEKSKIFLEKLSILKKKIVVNADSAFLIKKRELSENIKKKYGLEVNSIGFPFPDNPLIGIVIRNCNAIKLDYDKKIMQFAEIADHLIEKYNFDIVFIPFQIKKDILLIKDIVSKMKYSNAKIIEEELAPDEMLSLISKLTILLGMRLHSIIFATIVNVPFIAIDYDPKVKNYVYSLDLPDLLVKINQLTINNIDYKLKYINIHKKTICSKLKVKSKQFEQEAIANVHLLQQFIKENVIERK, encoded by the coding sequence ATGTCAAAAGTGGTGAGTAGCATTAAATCTATTATAGTCTCAGGATATTATGGTTTTGGAAATTGCGGAGATGAAGCCATTTTAATGGCAATGCTTCAGGAGTTTTCTAAATTTATATCAAAAGATAAAATTATTATACTTTCAAACGAGCCAGAAAAAACAAAATCTTTATATAAAGTTCATTCCATATATAGACTTGATATTTTTAGAATACTAACAAGATTAAGAAAGGCAGATGTATTTATTAGTGGAGGCGGGGGGTTATTACAGGATGTAAGCGGGAAAGGTTTTAGTGTATTATATTACCTTGCTCTTATTGTGATTGCCAGATTTTTTAATACCAAGACTGTAGTATATGGACAGGGAATTGGCCCAATACAAAAAACTATTAATAAAAATCTTATAAGGCTGGTATTAAAGAATGTAGACTTAATTATAGTAAGGGATGAGAAATCAAAAATATTTTTAGAAAAATTGAGTATTCTAAAAAAGAAAATTGTTGTTAATGCAGACAGCGCTTTTTTAATTAAGAAAAGAGAACTTTCTGAGAACATAAAAAAGAAATATGGATTGGAAGTAAATTCAATTGGGTTCCCTTTCCCTGATAATCCGTTGATAGGTATTGTAATCAGGAATTGCAATGCTATAAAACTGGATTATGATAAAAAAATAATGCAATTTGCAGAGATAGCAGACCATTTAATAGAAAAATATAATTTTGACATAGTCTTTATACCGTTTCAAATCAAAAAAGATATATTATTAATCAAAGACATTGTAAGCAAAATGAAATATTCAAATGCTAAGATAATTGAGGAGGAATTAGCCCCGGATGAAATGTTATCACTTATTTCAAAATTGACAATCTTGTTAGGCATGCGACTTCATTCAATTATTTTTGCTACAATAGTGAATGTACCTTTTATTGCAATTGACTATGATCCCAAAGTAAAAAATTATGTTTACTCGTTAGATCTTCCTGATTTGTTGGTAAAAATAAATCAATTAACTATTAATAATATCGATTATAAGTTAAAATATATAAATATACACAAAAAAACTATTTGCTCTAAGTTAAAAGTAAAAAGTAAACAGTTTGAACAAGAAGCTATTGCAAATGTTCATTTATTACAACAATTTATTAAGGAAAATGTGATAGAAAGGAAATAG